The DNA region GTTTGGGGATCCTGGTGGCAGATTTGGGGTGATGGGGGCAGTTTGGGGTCCCTGGTGGCAGATTTGGGGGTGACAGGGGGAGTCTGGGATCCTGGTGCAGATTTGGGGGTGATGGGGGCAGTTTGGGGTCCCTGGTGGCAGATTTGGGGGTGACGGGGGCAgtttgggggtccctggggcagATTTGGGGTGACAGGGGGAGTCTGGGGTCCCTGGTGGCAGATTTGGGGGGTGACGGGGGCAgtttgggggtccctggggcagATTTGGGGGTGACAGGGGGAGTCTGGGTCCCTGGTGGCAGATTTGGGGGTGACGGGGGCAGtttgggggtccctgggcaGATTGGGGGTGACGGGGGAGTCTGGGGTCCCTGGTGGCAGATTTGGGGGTGACGGGGGCAGTTTGGGGGTCCCCCCCAACCCAGCTCAGCCCGCATTTATCAAAGGGTTTGTACCAACCTTGAACCCCCGAACGCCCCAACCCCACCCCGACTTTGGACCACCCCGTCGGGACGTGGTGTTTGACCCAACACTGTGACTTGGGTTGACCCCAACACCGTGACGTGGTGGTTGACCCCACACCATGACGGGGGGCTGACCGTAACCCCAGGATGGGGGGGTTGACCCCCAACCTCGTGACGTGGTGGTTGACCCCAACACCGTGACGGGGGGCTGACCCCAACCCCGGGATGGGGTGTTGACCCCCAAACCTCGTGACGTGGTGGTTGACCCCAACACCGTGACGGGAGGTTGACCTCAGGATGAGGGTGGAAGGTTGATCCCAACACTGCGACGTGGGTGTTGACCCCTCCCCAAATATATTACTCTCCCCAATAAATtacagctctccccagccccacggcgcCCCACAGGGGGCCCAAATCGCCGTGGGGCTGACCCCGCCGTGGGGCTGACCCTGCCATGGGGCTGACCCCACCGTGGGGCGCTCAGGGCTCCGTCACCTGCCCCACGAAGAGGATGGTGCctgtggggggagagagaggggtcAGGGAGCCCCACATCCATGGGGCACAGACACCCCTAAGACCCTCATCCAAGAGGCGTGGAGCCCCCCAGACCCATATCCATGGAGCACAGACACCAAGACCCACATCCAAGGGGCGTGGAGCCCCCCAGACCCACATCCATGGGGCACAGATGCCCCCAAGACCCACATCCATGGGGCACAGACGCCCCCAAGACCCACATCCAAGAGGCGTGGAGCCCCCCAGACCCACATCCATGGGTCACGGAGCCCCCAAGACCCAAAGCAGTGGGGCACAGGGCTCCCAAACCCACATCCATGTGGTGCAgaccccccccaaaaacccacaTCCATGGGTCACGGagcccccccaaacccacaTCCATGGGGCACaacccccctcctccccaatCCACAGGGCGTGAGGCACCCCAACCCAAACCCATGGGGCACAGACCCTCCCAGACCCACATCCATGGGGCACGATTCTTCTCCAGACCCACACCCATGGGTCCCagccccgccccagccccccaaaTGCCCCCCTCGGCCCCCTACCGGTGGGGTTGTGGCGGACGAGGAAGAGGAAGGGCCGATCCAGGAGGATTTCCAGGGGCGCCATGCGGGAGTAGACGATGGcggctgcggggaggggggtgggggggaggcagagaagtgagacccacccccagcaccccaattCCCAAGGGACTCCAGTGACCAGGCACCCATCACCCCCATTCCCAGGGAACCCACTGCCCCCATTcccagggcacccagcacccccattCCCAGGGGACCCAGCACCCCCATTCCCAGGGGACCCAGCGCCCCCGTTCCCAGGGAACCCACTGCCCCCATTcccagggcacccagcacccccattCCCAGGGGACCCAGCACCCCCATTCCCAGGGAACCCACTGCCCCCATTCCCAGGGGACCCAGCGCCCCCATTCCCAAGGCACCCAGTGCCCCCATTCCCAGGGCACCCATCACCCCCATTCCCAGGGAACCCACTGCCCCCATTcccagggcacccagcacccccattCCCAGGGGACCCAGCACCCCCATTCCCAGGGCACCCAGTGCCCCCATTCCCAGGGCACCCAGCGCCCCCGTTCCCAAGGCACCCAGCACCTCCATTCCCAGGGGATCCAGCACCTCCATTCCCAGGGCACCCAGCGCCCCCATTcccagggcacccagcacccccattCCCAGGGCACCCAGCCCCCCCGTTCCCAGGAGACCCAGCGCCCCCATTCCCAGGGGACCCAGCGCCCCCATTCCCAAGGCACCCAGTGCCCCCATTCCCAGGGGACCCAGCGCCCCCATTCCCAGGGCACCCAGCGCCCCCATTCCCAGGGCACCCACTGCCCCCGTTCCCAGGGGACCCAGCGCCCCCGTTCCCAGGGCACCCAGCCCCCCCGTTCCCAGGGGACgccagcccccgcccccccgtGTCACTCACCGGTGGCCGACGCTGCCTCGGTGCCCTTCTCCGTCACCTCCATCCTCACCTTCTGCAGGGCTTGGCCCAGGACAAGGGGCTCCTCGGCTgatgggtgggggtgggggtgggtgagGGGGGACCCCAGGACGCCTGggtgcccccagcacccacccaggGACCCCCTCGTTACCTGAGAGCGGGGTGAAGTCGGCTGCTTCGGGGTCAAAGAGAGCCTGGACCCCCAAAGACTTCAGGGGTGCCCGGAGGTCCCAGGTGGTCTCGAGGGAGAagctgggggggtgggaagggggtcACCCAAGGACCCAGGGGTCTGGGGGtccccctccaccccttccCAAGGGACCCAGGCATCCGGGGGTCCCACTCCACCCCCTCCCAAGGGACCCAGGCATCCGGGGGTCCCTCTCCACCCCCTCCCAGGGCACCCAGGCGTCCAGGggtccccctccaccccctcccaGAGCACCCAGGCATCCGGGggtccccctccaccccctcccaGGGCACCCAGGCATGCGGGggtccccctccaccccctcccaAGGGCACCCAGGCATCCAGGggtccccctccaccccctcccaGGGCACCCAGGCATCCGGGggtccccctccaccccctcccaagggacccaggcgtccgggagtccccctccaccccctcccaGGGCACCCAGGCATGCGGGggtccccctccaccccctcccaGGGCACCCAGGCATGCGGGggtccccctccaccccctcccaagggacccaggcgtccgggagtccccctccaccccctcccaGGGCACCCAGGCATGCGGGggtccccctccaccccctcccaAGGGCACCCAGGCATCCAGGggtccccctccaccccctcccaGGGCACCCAGGCATCCGGGggtccccctccaccccctcccaagggacccaggcgtccgggagtccccctccaccccctcccaGGGCACCCAGGCATGCGGGggtccccctccacccccctccccagggcacccaggcGACCAGGGCTCACCGGGGCAGGACGAGGACACGGGGCACGAGCCTCATGTTGGTGACCCAAGTGGTGACAAGTTGGGCGTCGAGGAGGCGGGTGAGGGTGGCGATGGGGACGTCGGGCGAGGCCGGGGCCACCAGCAGCATGGCCACCGCCCCCCCGCTGTAGGGGACCTCCACCACGTCGTAGGGGACCCCCTCGGGCGTCTCGAAGTCCCCTGGGGTGACGCGGCATCAGAGGGGACCCAGGTGTCGGGGAGATGGGGGGACAAGGGGGGGAGTAGGGTGACATGGAGGACCCAGGTTCACATGGGGGGGACCCAGGGTGACacggggggacccaggcatctgggAGCTTGGGTGGGGGTTCCTGTAGGGTGACATGGGTGGGCCCAGGGGGACGCAGGGGGACCCAGGGTGACATGGGGGGACCCGGAATacagggagctggggtggggggtgcagTAGggtgacatgggtgtgacccAGGGTGACATGGGGGGGGACCCAGGGTGACACAGGGaggacccaggtgtctgggagctggggtggggggacccagggTGACATGGGGGGACCTGGGATATGGGtagctggggtgggggctgcagTAGGGTGACatgggggggacccaggcgtccacGGGCCGGGGCAGGGGTCTCACCGTAGTTGAACTTGGCCGTCTGCTCCATCATGGGGACGGTCACCACGCCACCATCGGCCTTGTGGAAGGGCCGGGGCCGGGTGGCGGCGGTGGGGAAGGGTCTCATCCAGTCGCCCTTGAAGTAGAGGGCATCGGCCAGCACCAGGCGGGTCCTGGCACCCACCGCGCCCGGGGGCAGGAGCTCCCGGATCAGCCCTGCAGGGACGAGGGTGCTCCTGGGGTCCCCTTGCATGGTGGTGGGGGACTCCGGCATccaggcacccagcaccccccaTTCCCGATGGACCCAGGGGTCTGGGCATCCGACACCCCCATTCCCAGGGACCCCAGAATCTGGGTACCCAGCACCCCAAGACCTAGGGGGCCTAGGCATCtgggcacccagcacccccgttcccaggggacccaggcatccaggcacccagcacccctATTCCCAGGGGATCCCAGTGTCCatgcacccagcacccccattCCCAGGGGACGCAGGCACCtgagcacccagcaccccaatTCCCAGGGGACCACAGCATCtgagcacccagcacccccattCCCAGGGGACCCCGGCACCCGAGCACCCAACGCCCCAATTCCCAGGGGACccaggcacccagcacccccattcccaggggaccccagcacccaggcACCCAACGCCCCAATTCccaggggacccaggcatccaggcATCCCCCCCAAaagggacccaggcatccaggcACCGCCCCCCTCAAAGGGACCCAGGCATCTTGACACCCATCACCCCCATTCCCAAGGCACCCCAACTCCCAGGGGACCCCCGACatccccccccaaaaccccccaggGCCTCACCCTGCGTCTGCCCCCGCACCCACGCGTTGAGGAGGGTCCGGGCACCCTCCCCGCGTTCAAAGTCGACCCTGGCCAGGCGCTGGGGCCCAAGGGCGTGGGCGAAGCGGGGGGCGAAGCTGGGGGTCAGcgccagccccctccccacaaaAAGTCCCTCGGCCACGGCCAGGAGGTGGCCGGGACCCTGCAGCGCCTGGCGCAGCACACGCAGCTCCGCCGCCAGCCCTGGAtctgtggggtgggggaaactgagtcacggcgtggggatggggacacccGTGGGACACCCGGAGTGGGGACATCCGTGGGAGACCTggtgtggggatggggacactcGTGGGACACCCGGAGTGAGGATACAGACACCCATGGGAGACTTGGTGTGGGGATGGAGACCCCACCACCCATCCCACCATGGGGACAAGGACCCCACAACCCACCCTACCATGGGAGAAGGACCCCGAGGTGTCCCCATGGGGATGGAGaccccaccacccacccaccatGGGGAGAAGGACCCCGAGGTGTCCCCATGGGGATGGAGACCCCACCACCCATCCCACCATGGGGACAAGGACCCCGAGGTGTCCCCATGGGGATGGAGACCCCACCACCCATCCCACCATGGGGACAAGGACCCCGAGGTGTCCCCCATGGGGACAAGGACCCCACCACCCATCCCACCATGGGGACAAGGACCCCGAGGTGTCCCCATGGAGATGGAGaccccaccacccacccaccatGGGGACAAGGACCCCAAGGTGTCCCCATGGGGACAAGGaccccaccacccacccaccatGGGGACAAGGACCCCGAGGTGTCCCCATGGGGATGGAGaccccaccacccacccaccatggggacagggaccccGAGGTGTCCCCCATGGGGACAAGGACCCCACCACCTATCCCACCATGGGGACAAGGACCCTAGGGTGTCTCCCATGAGGACGGGGacccccccaccctggggcCAAGCACCCCGGGGACCCTCACCGTCGATGCTGAAGCCCATGGCAGCCTCAAGCTGGCGGCGGCTGCGCCCGGCGGTGGCCAGCTGGAGGGCCACCAGGAGGGTGGCGGCCCCGTGGGGCGCGAAGATGGCATTGGTGTCCCCGCGGCGTCTCGCCGCCTCCCGGAAGAGCCGCAGCCCGAAGTCGGACACCAGCCGGGCCACCCGTCCCGTCACCGGTGTCCCAGCACCCACCAGGGCCGCCCAGGCCAGGAGCACCAGTGCCACCGGGGCCAGACGCATCCTGGGGGGACCTGGGCGGCCGGGGGTCACTGAGGTGACCCTGGTGGTGACCCCAGTCCCCCTGTCAGCCCCAGGCCCCCTGTCAGCCCCAATCCCAGTCCTGGTGCTGGTCCCAGTCCCAGTGTTGGTCCCAGTCCCAATCCCAGTGCTGGTCCCAGTCCCAGTGTTGGTCCCAGTCCCAATCCCAGTCCCAGTGCTGGTCCCAGTCCCAGTGTTGGTCCCAGTCCCAGTGTTGGTCCCAGTCCCAATCCC from Phalacrocorax aristotelis unplaced genomic scaffold, bGulAri2.1 scaffold_224, whole genome shotgun sequence includes:
- the SERPINE1 gene encoding plasminogen activator inhibitor 1, giving the protein MRLAPVALVLLAWAALVGAGTPVTGRVARLVSDFGLRLFREAARRRGDTNAIFAPHGAATLLVALQLATAGRSRRQLEAAMGFSIDDPGLAAELRVLRQALQGPGHLLAVAEGLFVGRGLALTPSFAPRFAHALGPQRLARVDFERGEGARTLLNAWVRGQTQGLIRELLPPGAVGARTRLVLADALYFKGDWMRPFPTAATRPRPFHKADGGVVTVPMMEQTAKFNYGDFETPEGVPYDVVEVPYSGGAVAMLLVAPASPDVPIATLTRLLDAQLVTTWVTNMRLVPRVLVLPRFSLETTWDLRAPLKSLGVQALFDPEAADFTPLSAEEPLVLGQALQKVRMEVTEKGTEAASATAAIVYSRMAPLEILLDRPFLFLVRHNPTGTILFVGQVTEP